In a single window of the Equus caballus isolate H_3958 breed thoroughbred unplaced genomic scaffold, TB-T2T haplotype2-0000440, whole genome shotgun sequence genome:
- the LOC138923040 gene encoding olfactory receptor 7A17-like isoform X1 produces the protein MDTFLSETLSSCDHHHMEAGNDTQISEFLSLGLSKEAELKPLIFGFFLSMYLITVFGNLLIILAVSSDSHLHTPMYFFLSNLSFLGICFTSTTIPKMLLNIQTQSKVITYEGCITQMYFFMLFVVLDTFLLTVMAYDHFVAICYPLHYPVIMNPVLCALLLLVSWIMSALNSLLQSLMLLWLSFCTDLEIPHFFCEIKQVIQLACSDTILNDTVMCFSAVLLGGGSLAGILYSYCKIVSSICGISSAQRKFKAFSTCASHLSIVSLFYCTSLGIYLSSAATHSSHSSATASMMYTVVTPMLNPFIYSLRNKEIKKALKRFFGIAAAKGLIVLGLKKIM, from the coding sequence ttgtgaccaccaccacatggaagcaggaaatgacacacaaatttcagaatttctcagTCTGGGATTATCAAAGGAAGCAGAACTGAAGCCTCTCATATTTGGGTTTTTCCTCTCCATGTACCTGATCACCGTGTTTGGAAATCTGCTCATCATCTTGGCTGTCAGCtcagactcccacctccacacacccatgtacttcttcctctccaacctgtcCTTTTTGGGCATCTgtttcacctccaccaccatcccaaAGATGCTCCTGAACATCCAGACTCAGAGCAAAGTTATAACCTATGAAGGCTGCATCACccagatgtattttttcatgcTGTTTGTAGTGTTGGACACCTTCCTTCTGACAGTAATGGCCTATGACCACTTCGTAGCCATCTGCTACCCCCTGCACTACCCAGTCATCATGAACCCAGTTCTCTGTGCACTGCTGCTTCTAGTGTCCTGGATCATGAGTGCCCTGAATTCCCTGTTACAGAGTTTAATGCTTTTGTGGCTTTCTTTCTGTACAGACTTGGAAATCCcccacttcttctgtgaaatCAAACAAGTGATCcaacttgcctgttctgacacCATTCTCAATGACACAGTGATGTGTTTTTCAGCAGTGCTGCTGGGTGGTGGTTCCCTGGCTGGTATCCTTTACTCATACTGTAAGATAGTTTCCTCCATATGTGGAATTTCATCAGCTCAGAGGAAGtttaaagcattttccacctgtgcttctcacctctccattgtctctttattttattgtacAAGCTTAGGCATatacctcagctctgctgctaccCACAGCTCACACTCCAGTGCAACAGCCTCAATGATGTACACTGTGGTcacccccatgctgaaccccttcatctacagtctgaggaacaaagagataaagaaggctctgaaaagattctttggGATAGCAGCTGCAAAAGGGTTAATTGTCCTGGGGCTGAAGAAGATTATGTAA
- the LOC138923040 gene encoding olfactory receptor 7A17-like isoform X2, with amino-acid sequence MEAGNDTQISEFLSLGLSKEAELKPLIFGFFLSMYLITVFGNLLIILAVSSDSHLHTPMYFFLSNLSFLGICFTSTTIPKMLLNIQTQSKVITYEGCITQMYFFMLFVVLDTFLLTVMAYDHFVAICYPLHYPVIMNPVLCALLLLVSWIMSALNSLLQSLMLLWLSFCTDLEIPHFFCEIKQVIQLACSDTILNDTVMCFSAVLLGGGSLAGILYSYCKIVSSICGISSAQRKFKAFSTCASHLSIVSLFYCTSLGIYLSSAATHSSHSSATASMMYTVVTPMLNPFIYSLRNKEIKKALKRFFGIAAAKGLIVLGLKKIM; translated from the coding sequence atggaagcaggaaatgacacacaaatttcagaatttctcagTCTGGGATTATCAAAGGAAGCAGAACTGAAGCCTCTCATATTTGGGTTTTTCCTCTCCATGTACCTGATCACCGTGTTTGGAAATCTGCTCATCATCTTGGCTGTCAGCtcagactcccacctccacacacccatgtacttcttcctctccaacctgtcCTTTTTGGGCATCTgtttcacctccaccaccatcccaaAGATGCTCCTGAACATCCAGACTCAGAGCAAAGTTATAACCTATGAAGGCTGCATCACccagatgtattttttcatgcTGTTTGTAGTGTTGGACACCTTCCTTCTGACAGTAATGGCCTATGACCACTTCGTAGCCATCTGCTACCCCCTGCACTACCCAGTCATCATGAACCCAGTTCTCTGTGCACTGCTGCTTCTAGTGTCCTGGATCATGAGTGCCCTGAATTCCCTGTTACAGAGTTTAATGCTTTTGTGGCTTTCTTTCTGTACAGACTTGGAAATCCcccacttcttctgtgaaatCAAACAAGTGATCcaacttgcctgttctgacacCATTCTCAATGACACAGTGATGTGTTTTTCAGCAGTGCTGCTGGGTGGTGGTTCCCTGGCTGGTATCCTTTACTCATACTGTAAGATAGTTTCCTCCATATGTGGAATTTCATCAGCTCAGAGGAAGtttaaagcattttccacctgtgcttctcacctctccattgtctctttattttattgtacAAGCTTAGGCATatacctcagctctgctgctaccCACAGCTCACACTCCAGTGCAACAGCCTCAATGATGTACACTGTGGTcacccccatgctgaaccccttcatctacagtctgaggaacaaagagataaagaaggctctgaaaagattctttggGATAGCAGCTGCAAAAGGGTTAATTGTCCTGGGGCTGAAGAAGATTATGTAA